From one Magnolia sinica isolate HGM2019 chromosome 18, MsV1, whole genome shotgun sequence genomic stretch:
- the LOC131233708 gene encoding uncharacterized protein LOC131233708 translates to MECAIDSSHFSDPMPWIGVYITAASLVCSLAMAADIINGLRLRKLWFPCRFFSLNATSLTLLTIATKLPVDLSTPMPRAQDQLTKLSGTVLICTAMANFMPSLGTMEDSQVILNVVPLIILVITIIINVCIQMSTKVISAFVTEHMIILFFMLIMLLILCSSALTVSTTSQLLKQQYELKHHQASDGPDVKVETSTVTKLKNDVRKYWMMAHSSSPQYVLSRSLIGTASGAFCLLGAMVLTEAFIASLCLFPYWCEVLDCPSTAQSPYEGSTKLVSFSQVIAVGVGTIAPACRCFAAVNSRRFQIKTWSEFKGEFKVERYWIQKLVEWKDSPLHFDIKSRSCLRFVYGFRNLILDVCLQMQTAIVLFSKSVRLALMLVMTGLKILLSCFLSILPRRQFKSSGSVSNEETVSSSNTERGLNDFVLHLEGEDKLVHLIMKQGCIDTEKWIHKGRKNQLKHLMDLLSKSTISEGYKGVCDFDSDVVRPVGSEESPPNCWALPLVTLVSIAIAIPCTDRELIKPLLRGVNEGLRCVRFIEKKLDLKGLERIVSADIVWLGVDLNHKWFDVDIATLIPEEKDPKKIIERLAEIGKDCVLDFEKTMAPVWGNKKNTLKWTAKALAGNSLYRICQTILDDYENKFRTAEELFEWLCVTISDILGACLTNLPHAISIECSSSAIEAKEDSIRKAASFLGEAENILETLGQQGVQDLGIDQCAYIDDWRASKLKKNTSRLPSATSNDDMSNATLGELRLSNE, encoded by the coding sequence ATGGAGTGTGCAATCGACAGCAGCCATTTCAGTGATCCGATGCCATGGATCGGTGTATATATAACAGCAGCTTCTCTAGTTTGCTCACTTGCCATGGCGGCCGATATCATTAACGGGCTCCGCCTTCGAAAGCTCTGGTTTCCATGCAGATTCTTCTCGCTCAACGCCACTTCCTTGACCCTTCTAACAATCGCGACGAAACTGCCTGTCGATCTTAGCACTCCAATGCCCCGGGCTCAAGATCAGCTCACCAAGCTAAGTGGGACCGTCCTGATTTGCACCGCAATGGCCAACTTCATGCCGTCTTTAGGAACCATGGAAGACTCCCAGGTGATCTTGAACGTCGTTCCTTTGATAATTCTAGTAATCACCATAATTATCAATGTCTGCATTCAGATGAGTACCAAAGTAATTTCTGCCTTCGTAACCGAACACATGATAATCCTGTTTTTCATGCTAATCATGCTCCTGATTCTTTGTTCCTCTGCTTTAACGGTTTCGACCACAAGTCAGTTGCTAAAACAACAGTACGAGTTGAAACACCATCAAGCTTCAGATGGGCCAGATGTGAAAGTTGAGACATCCACCGTTACgaaattgaaaaatgatgtgAGGAAATATTGGATGATGGCTCATAGCTCTAGTCCTCAGTATGTTCTCAGTCGCTCCTTGATTGGCACCGCTTCGGGAGCTTTCTGTCTCTTGGGTGCTATGGTTCTGACGGAGGCATTCATCGCATCACTATGTCTATTTCCATACTGGTGTGAAGTTCTCGATTGTCCTTCAACTGCTCAATCCCCATACGAGGGGTCGACTAAGCTTGTCTCATTTTCTCAAGTAATTGCAGTAGGGGTAGGAACTATAGCCCCTGCTTGTAGATGTTTTGCCGCCGTCAATTCGAGGCGCTTTCAGATAAAAACATGGAGTGAATTCAAAGGCGAGTTTAAGGTGGAGAGGTACTGGATTCAGAAATTGGTGGAATGGAAAGACAGCCCTTTACATTTCGACATCAAGAGCAGGAGCTGTCTAAGGTTCGTCTATGGCTTTAGAAATCTAATACTGGATGTCTGTCTACAAATGCAAACTGCAATAGTCTTGTTCAGCAAATCTGTTCGATTAGCTTTGATGTTGGTCATGACTGGGCTCAAAATTCTGCTGTCCTGCTTCCTCTCAATCCTACCACGAAGGCAGTTCAAGTCCTCTGGAAGCGTTTCGAATGAGGAAACAGTGTCTTCTTCAAATACAGAGAGAGGCCTGAATGATTTCGTATTACATCTCGAGGGTGAGGACAAATTGGTCCATTTGATCATGAAACAAGGCTGCATCGACACAGAGAAATGGATCCATAAAGGTAGAAAGAACCAATTAAAACATCTCATGGATCTTTTAAGCAAATCAACAATTTCGGAAGGCTACAAGGGAGTTTGCGATTTTGACAGCGACGTAGTTCGCCCGGTAGGTTCGGAGGAAAGTCCTCCCAACTGCTGGGCTCTGCCTTTGGTAACCCTGGTGAGCATAGCCATTGCAATTCCTTGCACGGACCGAGAACTGATCAAACCATTGCTACGTGGGGTAAATGAAGGCCTCCGTTGCGTACGATTCATAGAGAAGAAGCTGGATTTGAAAGGGCTGGAAAGGATTGTGTCAGCAGATATCGTCTGGCTAGGTGTTGATCTTAACCATAAATGGTTCGATGTGGATATTGCCACATTGATCCCTGAAGAGAAGGATCCCAAGAAAATAATCGAACGCCTTGCAGAGATTGGAAAGGATTGTGTTTTGGACTTTGAGAAGACCATGGCGCCTGTGTGGGGAAACAAGAAGAACACTCTTAAGTGGACGGCCAAAGCATTGGCGGGCAATTCTCTGTATAGAATCTGTCAAACCATTCTGGATGACTATGAAAACAAATTTAGGACAGCGGAAGAGTTGTTCGAATGGTTGTGTGTAACTATTTCTGATATATTGGGAGCCTGTCTTACCAATTTACCGCATGCGATATCCATCGAATGCTCTTCCAGTGCCATCGAAGCAAAGGAAGATAGCATTAGGAAAGCAGCTTCTTTTCTTGGCGAAGCTGAAAACATATTGGAAACTCTCGGACAACAAGGGGTTCAAGATCTGGGCATTGATCAATGTGCCTATATCGACGACTGGCGTGCCAGCAAACTGAAGAAGAACACGTCACGCCTCCCTTCTGCTACTTCCAATGACGATATGTCCAACGCTACTTTAGGTGAACTGCGTCTATCTAACGAGTAG